A window from uncultured Desulfobacter sp. encodes these proteins:
- the atzF gene encoding allophanate hydrolase, whose product MNLTIEHLHHCYKDGTLTPEDLIGSLMELCRTDQNNVWIRLLSQDEIAPYLNRLEGETPETLPLYGIPFAIKDNIDLAGIPTTAGCPQYCYTPEKSAFVVEQLINAGAIPMGKTNLDQFATGLVGTRSPHGACKNSFDPDYISGGSSSGSAVALAKGMCSFSLGTDTAGSGRVPAAFNNILGVKPSKGLLSTTGVVPACRSLDCVSIFALCAVDAEKVFQTAAIFDPQDPFSRKAQNATKPTFNKSEFTFGIPAAKDLNFFGNSDYEDCFQNSIDLLTDMGGTCIEIDFSPFLDAAKLLYQGPWVAERTAAVGDFLLENPDAGVPVTRQIICDGKPWTAREVFACMYELQALKKKTDAVLETVDFLVTPTAGTCYTIDAVNADPIQLNSNLGYYTNYMNLLDYCSLAVPTGLTPTVPVGVTLVGQAFEDLKLLQAGAFFHAQTNLPMGCGSDMPPRPVETLSSDTLQLAVCGAHLKGLALHHQLTGLGASLVQTTQTADAYRMFALESAPPKPGLIRDEKAGAAIEVEIYALSASAFGRFVQQIPHPLGIGKLELSDGSWVSGFIAEPIVAESGHEITKFGGWRNYLQSC is encoded by the coding sequence ATGAATCTGACCATTGAACATTTGCACCACTGTTATAAAGACGGAACCCTGACCCCTGAAGATCTGATCGGCAGCCTGATGGAACTATGCCGTACAGATCAGAACAATGTCTGGATCCGACTGTTAAGCCAAGATGAAATAGCACCTTACCTGAACCGACTGGAAGGCGAAACACCCGAGACACTTCCCTTGTACGGCATCCCCTTTGCCATTAAGGACAATATTGATCTGGCAGGGATTCCCACCACCGCCGGGTGCCCGCAATATTGTTATACGCCGGAAAAATCGGCGTTTGTGGTGGAACAGCTGATCAATGCCGGTGCCATCCCCATGGGCAAAACCAATCTGGATCAATTTGCCACGGGCCTTGTGGGCACACGATCTCCGCATGGTGCCTGCAAAAACAGCTTCGATCCCGATTATATTTCCGGCGGTTCCAGCAGCGGCTCGGCCGTTGCCCTGGCAAAGGGAATGTGCAGCTTTTCCCTGGGAACGGATACCGCAGGCTCAGGACGGGTGCCGGCGGCCTTTAACAATATCCTGGGCGTGAAACCCAGCAAAGGTCTGCTCAGCACCACCGGCGTAGTCCCTGCCTGCCGCAGCCTGGATTGTGTATCGATCTTTGCCCTGTGTGCCGTGGATGCCGAAAAAGTGTTTCAAACTGCCGCGATTTTTGATCCCCAGGATCCCTTTTCCCGCAAGGCCCAAAACGCTACGAAACCAACCTTTAATAAGTCTGAGTTCACCTTTGGGATTCCGGCGGCTAAGGATCTTAATTTTTTCGGCAATTCGGACTATGAAGATTGTTTTCAAAACAGCATTGACCTGCTCACGGATATGGGCGGCACCTGCATTGAAATTGATTTTTCACCCTTTCTTGATGCAGCCAAATTGCTTTATCAGGGTCCATGGGTGGCAGAACGCACCGCTGCGGTCGGAGATTTTTTACTGGAAAACCCGGATGCCGGCGTTCCCGTAACCCGTCAAATCATCTGCGACGGCAAACCATGGACAGCCCGGGAGGTTTTCGCCTGTATGTATGAGCTTCAGGCGCTTAAGAAAAAAACAGATGCCGTATTGGAGACCGTTGATTTTCTTGTCACCCCCACAGCCGGCACCTGTTATACCATTGATGCGGTGAATGCGGATCCCATCCAGCTGAACAGCAATCTGGGATATTACACCAACTATATGAATCTGCTGGATTACTGTAGCCTGGCCGTTCCCACCGGCCTGACACCGACCGTTCCCGTTGGCGTCACCCTTGTGGGACAGGCCTTTGAGGACTTAAAACTACTCCAGGCAGGGGCTTTTTTTCACGCCCAGACGAACCTTCCCATGGGATGCGGCTCGGATATGCCGCCGCGGCCTGTAGAAACTTTATCCAGTGACACCCTGCAGCTTGCCGTCTGTGGCGCCCATCTTAAAGGATTAGCCCTTCACCATCAATTAACCGGCCTGGGTGCGTCCCTGGTACAAACAACCCAAACAGCTGATGCCTATCGCATGTTTGCCCTGGAAAGCGCCCCGCCAAAGCCTGGATTGATCCGTGATGAGAAGGCCGGCGCAGCCATTGAAGTTGAAATTTATGCGCTTTCTGCATCGGCATTTGGCCGGTTTGTCCAACAGATCCCCCACCCCCTGGGTATTGGAAAATTGGAATTATCCGACGGCTCTTGGGTTTCGGGGTTTATCGCCGAGCCGATTGTAGCAGAATCCGGCCATGAAATCACAAAATTTGGCGGCTGGCGAAACTATCTTCAAAGCTGTTGA
- the uca gene encoding urea carboxylase, with protein MFTKVLVANRGEIAVRIVRTLKKMNIASVAVYSEADAHAMHVLEADESILIGPPAAAQSYLDTTGILAAARQCGAQAIHPGYGFLSENADFADQCAKAGISFIGPSGAHIREFGLKHRARQLAEKFDVPLVPGSQLLPSMEDALVAAMDIGYPVMLKSTSGGGGIGMALCQSDHELSQAWDRIKRLSENNFNDGGLFLEKYIAAARHIEVQIFGDGRGNALILGDRDCSVQRRNQKVIEETPAPGLSDGLRSSLHEAARRLAQGVGYASAGTVEFVYDTRADRFYFLEVNTRLQVEHCVTEAVFGIDLVEWMVQIAANDLPPLAGLAPKPSGAAIEVRIYAEDPGKAFQPSTGLLTQVVFPESVRVDSWVATGTFVSAFYDPLLSKLIVHGPTREEAVLALKNALAETRLKGIETNLHLLRSICEFPAFQKGNYTTRILDNYTYQAPTICVDAPGMQTTVQDFPGRVGYWSVGVPPSGPMDMFNHRLANRIAGNPPEAAALEITVKGPDLTFNAETIFVLTGADIQASLDGVPVPRYTPMTAPAGGKLKSGIAVDGQRACLAVRGGIDVPLYMGSRSTFTLGQFGGHGGRSLQTGDVLWAGNLKQSAPRALEPSQWPSLTDQWEIGVLYGPHGAPDFFIPKDMETFFSTAWEVHYNSSRTGVRLIGPGPEWARQDGGEAGLHPSNIHDTPYAVGAVDYTGDMPVILGPDGPSLGGFVCPVTIVQAELWKMGQLKAGSRVRFRLLTPEEARILEKNQETLIQNLALSEPVVPLKHRAFTASETPIIHQFPIDGDIQVVCRRSGDKNLLIEFGEPVLDLTLRFHVHALMLALEKKQLDGILDLTPGIRSLQIHYDNRMQPLDTLLETIESVQKTLAGSQNRKVPARIVHLPLSWDDPATHKAIERYTQSVRPDAPWCPSNIEFIRRINGLDSIEDVKNVLFNASYLVMGLGDVYLGAPVATPLDPRYRLVTTKYNPARTWTPENAVGIGGAYLCVYGMEGPGGYQFVGRTVQMWNRYNVTKEFKPGKPWLLRFFDQIRFYPVDHDTLMEMRKNLPYGLAGIRIEESEFDLDKYEAFLAENEDSIHQFKDKQQTAFEAERQQWIENGQLNFSNEIPEHTEDTDAVAVMPGCQTIDSAISGSLWKMQVKEGDVVEDGQTIAIFECMKMEVDLKSCCAGEVCQIFCSPGDLVSSGQHLVSIKPCQEMPDESDH; from the coding sequence ATGTTCACAAAAGTACTGGTGGCCAACCGGGGTGAGATTGCAGTAAGAATCGTCCGCACCCTGAAAAAAATGAATATTGCCTCGGTGGCAGTTTACTCCGAGGCCGATGCCCATGCCATGCATGTGCTGGAAGCCGACGAAAGCATCCTGATCGGGCCGCCTGCCGCCGCGCAGAGCTACCTGGACACAACAGGTATTTTAGCCGCCGCCCGGCAATGCGGGGCCCAGGCCATCCACCCGGGTTACGGATTTTTAAGCGAAAATGCCGATTTTGCCGACCAGTGCGCAAAGGCCGGTATCAGCTTCATTGGGCCAAGCGGCGCCCATATCCGGGAATTCGGCCTGAAACATCGCGCCAGGCAACTGGCAGAAAAATTCGATGTGCCGCTGGTGCCGGGCTCACAACTTCTGCCGTCCATGGAAGACGCCCTTGTGGCGGCCATGGACATCGGCTACCCCGTCATGCTTAAAAGCACCTCGGGCGGCGGCGGTATCGGCATGGCCCTTTGCCAATCAGACCATGAACTCTCCCAGGCCTGGGACCGAATCAAACGCTTAAGTGAAAACAATTTCAACGATGGTGGCCTGTTCCTGGAAAAATATATTGCCGCGGCCCGGCACATTGAGGTTCAGATATTCGGGGACGGCCGGGGCAACGCGCTGATTTTAGGAGACCGGGACTGTTCGGTCCAGCGAAGAAACCAGAAAGTAATCGAAGAGACCCCTGCCCCGGGTCTGTCTGACGGACTTAGAAGCAGTCTTCATGAAGCTGCCCGGCGTCTGGCCCAGGGCGTTGGCTATGCATCTGCGGGCACCGTGGAGTTTGTTTACGACACCCGGGCCGACCGGTTTTATTTTCTGGAGGTGAACACCAGGCTTCAGGTGGAGCATTGCGTCACCGAAGCGGTTTTCGGTATTGATCTGGTGGAATGGATGGTACAGATAGCAGCAAACGACCTGCCGCCCTTGGCCGGTCTGGCGCCAAAGCCTTCGGGGGCTGCCATTGAGGTGCGCATTTATGCCGAGGATCCCGGAAAAGCGTTCCAGCCCAGCACCGGACTTTTGACCCAGGTCGTTTTTCCTGAATCTGTGCGCGTGGACAGCTGGGTTGCCACCGGCACCTTTGTCTCCGCCTTTTACGACCCGCTTTTATCCAAACTCATAGTTCACGGCCCAACCCGTGAAGAGGCGGTCCTCGCGCTGAAAAATGCGCTGGCAGAAACCCGGCTTAAAGGCATTGAAACCAATCTTCATCTTTTGCGCAGCATCTGTGAGTTTCCCGCCTTTCAAAAGGGGAACTATACCACCCGGATTCTGGACAACTATACCTACCAGGCCCCCACCATCTGCGTGGATGCGCCGGGCATGCAGACCACTGTGCAGGACTTTCCTGGCCGGGTCGGGTACTGGTCTGTGGGTGTGCCGCCTTCGGGCCCCATGGATATGTTTAACCACCGTCTGGCCAACCGCATTGCCGGAAATCCGCCGGAAGCCGCGGCCCTTGAAATTACCGTCAAAGGTCCGGATCTGACCTTCAATGCGGAAACGATTTTTGTGCTCACCGGCGCTGACATCCAGGCCAGCTTGGACGGCGTCCCGGTCCCCCGGTACACGCCGATGACGGCACCGGCCGGGGGCAAGCTGAAAAGCGGCATTGCCGTTGACGGTCAACGGGCCTGCCTTGCGGTGCGCGGCGGCATTGATGTCCCGCTGTACATGGGCAGTCGCTCCACATTTACCCTGGGGCAGTTCGGTGGCCATGGCGGCCGCAGCCTCCAGACCGGAGATGTCCTCTGGGCAGGGAATTTGAAACAATCAGCGCCCCGTGCCCTGGAACCGTCCCAATGGCCCAGCCTCACAGATCAATGGGAAATCGGCGTATTATACGGCCCCCACGGTGCCCCGGATTTTTTCATCCCCAAGGATATGGAGACCTTTTTCAGCACGGCGTGGGAGGTCCATTACAACTCCTCACGCACCGGTGTCCGCCTGATCGGGCCGGGACCGGAATGGGCCAGGCAGGATGGCGGAGAAGCCGGACTTCACCCGTCCAATATCCATGATACTCCCTATGCCGTGGGTGCGGTGGATTATACCGGCGACATGCCGGTGATCCTGGGACCGGACGGCCCAAGTCTCGGCGGCTTTGTATGTCCTGTGACCATTGTACAGGCTGAATTGTGGAAAATGGGACAGCTTAAGGCCGGCAGCCGGGTCCGGTTTCGGTTGCTTACCCCGGAAGAGGCACGGATACTTGAAAAGAATCAGGAAACATTAATTCAAAACCTGGCGCTTTCTGAACCTGTGGTGCCGTTAAAACACAGAGCGTTTACAGCTTCGGAAACCCCCATTATTCATCAGTTTCCCATTGACGGCGACATCCAGGTGGTGTGCCGAAGATCAGGCGACAAAAACCTGCTCATTGAATTTGGAGAGCCTGTCCTGGATCTGACCCTTCGCTTCCATGTCCACGCCCTGATGCTGGCTCTGGAGAAAAAGCAACTTGACGGCATACTGGACTTAACCCCCGGTATAAGGTCTTTGCAGATCCATTACGACAACCGGATGCAGCCCCTGGACACATTGCTGGAAACCATTGAATCGGTTCAAAAGACCCTTGCAGGAAGTCAGAACCGCAAGGTTCCGGCCCGAATTGTCCATCTGCCCCTGAGCTGGGACGACCCGGCCACCCACAAGGCCATTGAACGCTATACCCAGTCGGTCCGGCCCGATGCGCCCTGGTGTCCGTCCAATATCGAATTTATCCGCCGCATCAACGGCCTTGACAGTATTGAGGATGTGAAAAATGTGCTGTTCAATGCCAGTTACCTGGTGATGGGCCTGGGTGATGTCTATTTAGGCGCCCCCGTGGCCACGCCCCTGGACCCAAGATACCGGCTGGTCACCACCAAATATAATCCCGCCCGGACCTGGACCCCGGAAAATGCCGTGGGCATCGGCGGGGCATACCTGTGCGTCTACGGCATGGAAGGACCCGGCGGCTACCAGTTTGTGGGCCGCACCGTTCAGATGTGGAACCGCTATAATGTGACAAAAGAATTCAAACCTGGAAAACCCTGGCTGTTGCGTTTCTTTGACCAGATCCGCTTCTATCCGGTGGACCACGACACCCTGATGGAGATGAGAAAAAATCTGCCCTACGGCCTGGCCGGCATCCGCATTGAGGAGAGCGAATTCGACCTTGATAAGTACGAGGCCTTTCTGGCAGAAAATGAAGATAGTATTCATCAGTTTAAAGACAAACAACAGACCGCCTTTGAGGCCGAACGCCAACAGTGGATAGAGAACGGCCAGCTCAATTTCAGCAATGAAATTCCCGAACATACCGAAGATACCGATGCAGTAGCGGTGATGCCGGGATGTCAGACCATTGACAGTGCCATTTCAGGAAGCCTTTGGAAAATGCAGGTCAAGGAAGGCGATGTTGTAGAAGACGGCCAGACCATTGCCATTTTTGAATGCATGAAAATGGAGGTCGATCTTAAATCCTGCTGCGCCGGTGAAGTTTGCCAGATTTTTTGTTCCCCCGGAGACCTGGTCTCTTCGGGCCAGCACCTGGTTTCCATTAAACCCTGCCAAGAGATGCCTGATGAATCTGACCATTGA
- a CDS encoding urea amidolyase associated protein UAAP2, protein MTISLTQSPLDTSNAVFTQKVSAGDGWMHLVKKRQTLRITDLHGNQAVDTIFFNADNTHERYHAANTMREQKNVYISTGTDIRSNENNIMLTVTADTCGRHDTLGSACSCESNTARYDFDKRYMHSCRDIFLKTLLDWGNGMNKRDQVCNINFFMNVPVNPEGGSNFEDGISQPMKYVEMTAKMNVLVLVSNCPQLNNPCNAYNPTPVEMTIWDPA, encoded by the coding sequence ATGACCATTTCATTGACCCAAAGTCCTCTGGATACCTCAAATGCTGTATTTACACAGAAAGTTTCGGCCGGAGACGGCTGGATGCATCTTGTAAAAAAAAGGCAGACCCTTAGAATCACCGATCTTCACGGCAACCAGGCCGTGGACACTATATTTTTTAACGCGGACAACACCCATGAGCGTTACCACGCCGCAAACACCATGAGGGAACAAAAAAACGTCTATATCTCCACGGGTACGGACATTCGCTCCAATGAGAATAATATCATGCTCACGGTCACGGCCGACACCTGCGGCCGCCATGACACCCTGGGCAGCGCCTGCTCATGCGAAAGTAATACCGCCCGGTATGACTTTGACAAACGGTATATGCACTCGTGCAGGGATATCTTTTTAAAAACCCTTCTGGACTGGGGCAACGGCATGAACAAACGCGACCAGGTCTGCAACATCAACTTTTTCATGAACGTACCGGTAAACCCGGAAGGCGGGTCCAATTTTGAGGACGGCATTTCCCAGCCCATGAAATATGTGGAGATGACAGCCAAAATGAACGTCCTGGTGCTGGTCTCCAATTGCCCCCAGCTCAACAACCCTTGCAATGCATATAACCCCACGCCCGTGGAAATGACCATCTGGGATCCGGCCTGA
- a CDS encoding urea amidolyase associated protein UAAP1 encodes MNNTLPQNNEIVGKLRFETIVPGGWNWSHIIKKGSAVQLTDLEGGANASALFYNAANPSERYNMGDTLKIQHISYITQGHCIYSDMGRILMSVIADTCGWNDVICGVSNADMIQACFGGKSYQDHHNDFHRNGYDSLMVELAKHALGPRDFTETINFFSKVGVSDNGDLFFVENFSKPGSSVTLRAEMDTLMVLDTGMHPLNPSSQYLRKPVKIAVMDCPPAHEDDACRTFCPENARGFVNTEQYHL; translated from the coding sequence ATGAATAATACACTACCTCAAAACAATGAAATTGTTGGAAAACTGCGCTTTGAAACGATTGTTCCAGGCGGGTGGAACTGGTCTCATATTATCAAGAAAGGATCCGCCGTACAGCTCACGGATCTTGAAGGCGGGGCCAATGCATCGGCGCTTTTCTACAATGCCGCCAACCCCAGCGAGCGCTACAATATGGGAGATACGCTTAAAATCCAGCATATTTCATATATTACCCAGGGCCACTGCATCTATTCGGATATGGGCCGGATTCTCATGTCTGTCATCGCGGATACCTGCGGCTGGAACGATGTCATCTGCGGGGTGTCCAATGCCGACATGATCCAGGCCTGTTTTGGTGGCAAAAGTTACCAGGACCACCACAATGACTTTCATCGCAACGGTTACGACTCCTTAATGGTGGAACTTGCCAAACACGCCCTTGGCCCAAGAGATTTTACCGAAACCATCAATTTCTTCTCAAAAGTGGGGGTATCGGACAATGGGGATCTCTTCTTTGTTGAAAATTTTTCAAAACCGGGCAGCAGCGTGACCCTAAGAGCGGAGATGGATACCCTGATGGTGCTGGACACCGGCATGCATCCCCTTAATCCCTCAAGTCAATATCTAAGAAAACCGGTAAAAATAGCCGTCATGGATTGTCCCCCTGCGCATGAGGATGATGCTTGTCGCACATTCTGCCCCGAAAACGCGCGGGGCTTTGTCAATACAGAACAATATCATTTGTAA
- the nikR gene encoding nickel-responsive transcriptional regulator NikR: MSNSNNDKTQRISVSLPVQLTEELDKMVGDGGYRNRSQAVAQMIRNTILDHYEQSGSRIMAGTITLLYNEAQADLKTRLVTIQRNHIDSVISCLNVLLEKDYSLEVLLVQGPVDTLNKIVKEIRACKGVENCKLVLSSVLMPPIHEKKRNEK; the protein is encoded by the coding sequence ATGAGCAATTCAAACAACGATAAAACCCAGAGAATAAGCGTGTCTCTGCCGGTACAGCTGACAGAGGAACTGGACAAGATGGTTGGCGATGGCGGATATCGCAACCGCAGCCAGGCCGTTGCCCAGATGATTCGCAACACCATTCTGGACCATTATGAACAAAGCGGCAGCCGCATCATGGCAGGCACCATCACCCTTCTTTACAACGAGGCCCAGGCGGACCTGAAAACCCGTCTGGTCACCATTCAACGCAATCATATCGATTCGGTAATCTCCTGCCTCAATGTGCTGCTTGAAAAGGACTACTCCCTTGAAGTGCTCCTGGTGCAGGGTCCTGTGGACACACTGAACAAAATCGTCAAAGAGATCCGGGCATGCAAAGGCGTTGAAAACTGTAAACTTGTGCTGTCATCTGTCCTGATGCCGCCAATCCATGAAAAAAAAAGGAACGAAAAATGA
- a CDS encoding ABC transporter ATP-binding protein, translated as MSILTLPSYKEQSPKVADRFKRLKERDVILEAENITKVFHAEMGNITALESVSFKAYRREFLSVIGASGCGKSTLIRILSGLETATSGQVLLDGNKVEKPGPERGMVFQGYTLFPWLTVKKNVMFGLEVAGKSQAEAEAMQWIDMVGLDQFADHYPHQLSGGMQQRVAIARALANQPRVLLMDEPFGALDAQTRAKMQAYLLQIWQNVDITIIFITHDLDEAVYLSDRILVLDARPGRVREIIEVPVEQPRSVKQHLNPEFLATKAHIERLIHPHNDDEDRLPIIRLTQVNDDIL; from the coding sequence ATGAGTATACTGACACTGCCCAGTTATAAGGAACAGAGTCCAAAGGTTGCCGACCGGTTTAAGCGTTTAAAAGAGCGGGATGTCATCCTTGAGGCGGAAAATATCACCAAGGTATTCCACGCTGAAATGGGAAATATCACCGCCCTTGAATCGGTATCCTTTAAAGCGTACCGCCGGGAATTCCTTTCGGTAATCGGTGCCTCGGGGTGTGGCAAATCAACTTTGATCCGTATTTTATCCGGCCTTGAGACCGCCACATCCGGCCAGGTGCTGCTGGACGGCAACAAAGTTGAAAAACCTGGTCCTGAAAGGGGGATGGTTTTCCAGGGCTATACCCTGTTCCCCTGGTTGACGGTTAAAAAAAATGTAATGTTCGGCCTGGAGGTTGCCGGAAAAAGCCAGGCAGAAGCCGAAGCCATGCAGTGGATAGACATGGTAGGGCTGGATCAGTTCGCAGACCACTACCCCCATCAACTCTCCGGCGGCATGCAGCAGCGGGTGGCCATTGCCCGGGCCCTGGCCAACCAGCCCAGGGTGTTGTTGATGGATGAGCCCTTTGGCGCACTGGATGCCCAGACACGGGCAAAGATGCAGGCCTATCTGCTCCAGATCTGGCAGAATGTGGATATCACCATCATTTTCATTACCCATGACCTGGATGAGGCTGTCTATCTGTCGGACCGGATCCTGGTGCTGGACGCCCGTCCGGGACGGGTCCGGGAAATCATTGAGGTGCCGGTGGAACAGCCCCGTTCCGTCAAACAGCATCTGAACCCGGAATTTCTGGCCACCAAGGCCCATATCGAAAGACTGATTCACCCCCATAATGATGACGAGGACCGTCTTCCCATCATCCGCCTGACCCAGGTCAATGACGACATATTGTAA
- a CDS encoding ABC transporter permease subunit yields the protein MTWFSIQKPLPARKKAVLILLSFILPLLVWSAVSYLPFLWHPMMEIQSAGDSIYFEEGQRVKRNLFEEENRRLAQSESQLATGKRVNPVYLPPPHKVLTAVYTSFKTEPRRPGDPWLHESLAHSIRVVFYGFLLSSIIGVPLGIICGVFDFFSKLTEPFMEFFRYMPAPVFGALAVAILGINDAPKIAIIFIGTFFQQVLVIANTTRLMPSSLLEAAQTLGASGGTLFKKVVLPAIAPHVFLDLRILLGWAWTYLIVAEVVGTSTGITWFINQQAKYRIYENVYAAILIIGFIGLSTDMVLAWIGRNVFVWTGGRRNTFFQIVFETFTGSRDTTFTFLKNRDTRYEYTDTAQL from the coding sequence ATGACCTGGTTTTCAATTCAAAAGCCGCTTCCGGCAAGGAAAAAAGCAGTGTTGATACTGCTCTCCTTTATACTCCCCCTGCTGGTGTGGTCGGCGGTCAGTTACCTGCCCTTTTTATGGCATCCCATGATGGAGATTCAGTCTGCCGGAGACAGTATCTATTTTGAAGAAGGCCAGCGGGTAAAGCGCAATCTCTTTGAGGAAGAAAACAGACGGCTTGCCCAAAGCGAAAGCCAACTTGCAACCGGAAAACGCGTGAACCCTGTTTATCTTCCGCCGCCGCATAAGGTGCTGACAGCTGTCTATACCTCATTTAAAACCGAACCCCGAAGACCGGGAGACCCGTGGCTCCATGAAAGTCTGGCCCACAGTATCCGGGTGGTGTTTTACGGTTTTTTACTCTCTTCCATCATCGGCGTGCCTTTGGGGATCATCTGCGGGGTGTTTGATTTTTTCTCCAAGCTGACCGAGCCCTTTATGGAATTTTTCAGGTACATGCCGGCACCGGTATTCGGGGCCCTCGCCGTGGCGATTTTAGGGATTAACGATGCGCCCAAAATTGCCATTATTTTCATCGGTACTTTTTTTCAGCAGGTGCTTGTCATTGCCAACACCACCCGTCTGATGCCGTCCTCCCTGCTGGAGGCGGCCCAGACACTTGGCGCAAGCGGCGGCACCCTGTTTAAGAAAGTCGTGCTGCCGGCCATTGCCCCCCATGTTTTCCTGGATCTTCGGATTCTTCTGGGCTGGGCATGGACCTACCTCATTGTGGCCGAAGTGGTCGGCACCAGCACCGGCATCACCTGGTTCATCAACCAGCAGGCCAAGTACCGAATTTATGAAAATGTCTATGCGGCCATTCTGATCATCGGGTTTATCGGGCTCTCCACGGATATGGTGCTGGCCTGGATCGGACGCAATGTCTTTGTATGGACCGGCGGGCGGCGCAATACCTTTTTCCAGATTGTTTTTGAAACCTTTACCGGCTCAAGGGACACCACATTTACCTTTTTAAAGAACAGGGACACGAGATATGAGTATACTGACACTGCCCAGTTATAA
- a CDS encoding ABC transporter substrate-binding protein, with protein sequence MKLKSKVVLILTCLFVALGSANAAPLKIAYSDWPGWIAWDIGVRQGFFEKHGVEVELKWFEYMASMDAFAAGKVDAVCVTNGDALILNATGSRNIMILVNDISNGNDKIVAAPGLDSVKDLKGKKIGVEIGCVSHLLLINALKDNGLTEKDVTLVNIPTHQTAQVLASGDVDAIVAWQPNSGQALKSVHGSAQVYTSADAPGLIYDTLAVSLNSLIERRADWQNIVAAWYDIVSYMKDPANSKQMLEILSSRVALPPEEYEPFLKGTKIFTLQEAAAAFKPGDGFSSLYGSSEISNKFMIENKVYDKPVNTKKVIDPSFTNTLLK encoded by the coding sequence ATGAAATTAAAATCCAAAGTAGTGCTTATCTTAACGTGTTTGTTTGTTGCTTTGGGCAGCGCCAATGCAGCCCCCTTGAAAATCGCTTACAGTGACTGGCCGGGCTGGATTGCCTGGGATATTGGTGTCAGGCAGGGCTTTTTTGAAAAACACGGGGTGGAAGTGGAACTCAAATGGTTTGAGTACATGGCTTCAATGGATGCGTTTGCAGCCGGAAAAGTTGATGCTGTCTGCGTAACCAACGGTGACGCCCTGATCCTGAATGCCACTGGTTCCCGCAATATCATGATCCTGGTCAATGATATCAGCAATGGGAATGATAAAATCGTGGCTGCCCCGGGACTTGATTCCGTTAAAGATTTGAAAGGTAAAAAAATCGGGGTTGAGATAGGTTGTGTCAGCCATCTGCTGTTAATCAACGCCCTTAAAGACAACGGATTGACGGAAAAAGATGTGACCCTGGTGAACATCCCCACCCATCAGACAGCACAGGTTCTGGCCTCCGGCGACGTGGATGCCATTGTTGCATGGCAGCCCAATTCAGGCCAGGCCCTAAAATCCGTGCACGGCTCAGCACAGGTCTATACCAGTGCCGACGCCCCCGGCCTGATTTACGACACCCTGGCCGTATCCCTCAACTCTCTTATAGAACGTCGGGCAGACTGGCAGAACATCGTTGCCGCCTGGTACGACATCGTTTCTTATATGAAAGATCCGGCCAACAGCAAGCAGATGCTTGAAATTCTCTCTTCCCGTGTTGCCCTGCCCCCCGAAGAGTACGAGCCGTTTCTTAAAGGAACCAAGATTTTCACCTTACAGGAAGCGGCGGCCGCCTTTAAACCCGGCGATGGATTTTCAAGCCTGTACGGCTCCAGTGAAATTTCAAACAAGTTCATGATTGAAAATAAAGTATACGACAAGCCTGTGAATACCAAAAAGGTCATTGACCCGTCATTCACCAACACGCTGCTGAAATAA